A region of Paenimyroides aestuarii DNA encodes the following proteins:
- a CDS encoding LytR/AlgR family response regulator transcription factor, which yields MNVVIIEDEKPAARLLKRRLEQMNCSVVAVLASVAESVEWFANSTHPDLVLVDIQLEDGISFEIFDHVSIASAIIFTTAYDEYALKAFKLNSIDYLLKPIDEKELQAALEKFRAWHEKTTFTTDVLKNFYPTEYKKRYIVKTGNSLKIVDTTDIECFYSAFKSSFLATNQGRSFPIDESLEAIEKETDPSAFFRVNRQYIIALKAIKDISVYSNSRLKISLQTYKDEEIIVSRERVQAFKEWINR from the coding sequence ATGAACGTTGTTATTATTGAAGATGAGAAACCAGCAGCTCGTTTATTAAAACGCCGGCTTGAGCAAATGAATTGCTCGGTGGTGGCTGTTTTGGCATCGGTCGCCGAAAGTGTGGAGTGGTTTGCAAATAGTACACACCCCGATTTGGTTTTGGTTGATATTCAATTGGAAGACGGTATTTCGTTTGAAATTTTTGATCATGTTTCCATAGCTAGTGCCATAATTTTTACAACTGCTTATGATGAATATGCGTTAAAAGCCTTTAAACTAAACAGTATTGATTATTTGCTGAAACCAATTGATGAAAAAGAGCTACAAGCTGCTTTAGAAAAATTTAGAGCTTGGCATGAAAAAACAACCTTTACTACTGATGTATTAAAGAATTTTTACCCAACTGAGTATAAAAAAAGGTATATTGTAAAAACAGGCAACAGTTTAAAAATTGTTGATACCACAGATATTGAATGCTTTTACAGCGCTTTTAAAAGTAGTTTTTTAGCCACGAACCAAGGCAGGTCGTTTCCAATAGATGAAAGTTTAGAAGCAATTGAAAAAGAAACAGATCCATCTGCATTTTTTCGAGTGAATCGCCAATACATCATTGCATTAAAAGCCATTAAAGACATAAGTGTTTACAGCAATTCTCGATTAAAAATTAGCCTGCAAACCTATAAAGATGAAGAAATCATTGTGAGCAGAGAACGCGTACAGGCTTTTAAAGAATGGATTAATCGATAG
- a CDS encoding 2TM domain-containing protein, protein MENYSQLELLKAKKRVKEVKGFYIHCISYISVNTVLIILNLLTPNSGYWFIFPLIGWGIGLFSHAVGVFNLIPFLNKDWENRKIKQYMEEERNAFKKK, encoded by the coding sequence ATGGAAAATTATAGTCAACTAGAGCTTTTAAAAGCTAAAAAACGCGTGAAAGAAGTAAAAGGCTTTTATATACATTGCATTTCATATATAAGCGTAAACACGGTGTTAATTATTTTAAATTTGCTGACTCCAAATAGCGGTTATTGGTTTATATTTCCTTTAATCGGGTGGGGAATAGGCTTGTTCTCGCATGCAGTAGGCGTTTTTAATTTAATTCCATTTTTAAACAAAGATTGGGAAAACCGCAAGATAAAGCAATACATGGAGGAAGAACGAAATGCTTTTAAAAAAAAATAA
- a CDS encoding LVIVD repeat-containing protein, translated as MKKILKFSWVLATCFALSFCSSDGSDGANAPTSEGVGKGGSMAVFAIKGNYLYTVDYQTLHVFQISDTNNPVKVNDVVIGRDIETIYSLENLMFMGSRNGMFIYDVSNPENPKYLSQAEHFTACDPVVANETHAFVTLHSNTGCGNNLNTLMVYEIADLKNPLLIHQRNLTYPRGLALYEKYLIICDDELKIFDTTDPAEPVLVKSVNYKFKDIVIYNDILYAFGEQKVTQFKWNTNDFLSLAPISDITY; from the coding sequence ATGAAGAAAATTTTAAAATTTAGTTGGGTTCTTGCTACCTGTTTTGCTCTGTCATTTTGTAGTAGCGATGGTTCAGATGGTGCCAATGCTCCAACTTCTGAGGGTGTTGGAAAAGGTGGATCAATGGCTGTTTTTGCCATCAAAGGCAACTATTTATATACCGTAGATTATCAAACATTACACGTTTTTCAGATTAGCGATACAAATAATCCTGTGAAAGTGAATGATGTGGTGATTGGTAGAGATATAGAAACCATTTATTCATTAGAAAACCTAATGTTTATGGGTTCTAGAAATGGGATGTTTATATATGATGTATCTAATCCAGAAAACCCAAAATATTTGTCGCAAGCAGAACATTTTACAGCCTGTGACCCCGTTGTAGCGAATGAAACACACGCATTTGTAACCTTGCATTCAAACACTGGATGCGGAAATAATTTGAATACTTTGATGGTTTATGAAATTGCCGATTTAAAAAATCCTTTGCTTATACATCAGCGTAATTTAACATATCCTCGTGGCTTGGCCTTATATGAGAAGTATTTGATTATTTGTGATGATGAATTGAAAATTTTTGATACCACAGATCCTGCAGAGCCTGTTTTGGTGAAATCGGTAAATTATAAATTTAAAGACATTGTGATTTATAATGACATTCTCTATGCGTTTGGTGAGCAAAAAGTGACCCAATTCAAGTGGAACACCAATGATTTTCTAAGCCTTGCCCCTATTAGCGATATTACTTATTAA
- the uvrB gene encoding excinuclease ABC subunit UvrB translates to MKFHVVSDYKPMGDQPQAIKSLSEGILNNEPYQTLLGVTGSGKTFTVANVIQEVQKPTLVLAHNKTLAAQLYSEFKQFFPNNAVEYFVSYYDYYQPEAYLPVTGTYIEKDLSINEDLEKMRLSTTSSLLSGRRDVLVVASVSCLYGIGNPTEFQKNVVTIEQDQIISRTKFLQQLVQSLYSRTEAEFSHGTFRIKGDTVEVYPSYADDPFRIHFFGDEIEAIESFDSKTSKVIEKYQLLSIYPANMFVTSPDVLQNAIWQIQQDMVKQVEYFKSIGKHLEAKRLEERTNFDLEMIRELGYCSGIENYSRYLDGREPGTRPFCLIDYFPKDYLMVIDESHVTVSQVHAMYGGDRSRKENLVEYGFRLPAAMDNRPLKFEEFEALQNQVLYVSATPADYELQKSEGIYVEQVIRPTGLLDPIIEVRPSQNQIDDLVEEIHQRVDLDERVLVTTLTKRMAEELAKHFTKIGIRCRYIHSDVDTLERIEIMQDLRKGLFDVLIGVNLLREGLDLPEVSLVAILDADKEGFLRSNRSLTQTVGRAARNINGKAIMYADKITDSMKRTIDETTYRRSKQMAFNEKHGLKPKALNKKIEKSLADQFKTYEQQTELKTVAEEETAYYSTKDIDKAIKDKRKEMEKAAKNLDFIQAAKLRDEIQNLTNKKSNM, encoded by the coding sequence ATGAAATTCCACGTAGTATCCGATTATAAACCCATGGGCGACCAGCCGCAAGCTATAAAAAGTCTTTCAGAAGGTATTTTAAATAATGAACCTTACCAAACGCTTTTAGGTGTTACGGGTTCAGGAAAAACTTTTACGGTAGCAAATGTGATTCAAGAAGTACAAAAGCCCACTTTGGTATTAGCGCATAACAAAACATTGGCTGCTCAATTGTATTCAGAGTTTAAACAATTCTTTCCAAATAACGCAGTTGAATATTTTGTATCGTACTACGACTATTATCAACCCGAAGCTTATTTGCCAGTTACGGGAACCTATATTGAAAAAGACTTATCAATCAATGAAGATTTAGAGAAAATGAGGCTTAGTACCACTTCTTCCCTCCTTTCTGGTCGAAGAGATGTGTTGGTCGTAGCTTCTGTATCGTGTTTGTATGGTATCGGAAATCCAACTGAATTTCAAAAAAATGTAGTTACTATTGAACAAGATCAAATTATTTCGCGTACGAAGTTCTTACAACAATTGGTGCAATCGCTTTATTCACGAACCGAAGCAGAGTTTTCTCATGGTACGTTTAGGATAAAAGGAGATACTGTTGAAGTATATCCAAGTTATGCAGATGACCCCTTCCGTATCCATTTTTTTGGTGATGAAATCGAAGCAATTGAGTCTTTTGATAGCAAAACATCAAAAGTGATTGAAAAATACCAATTGCTTAGTATTTACCCAGCTAATATGTTTGTTACTTCTCCAGACGTTCTTCAAAATGCCATTTGGCAAATCCAACAAGACATGGTTAAACAAGTGGAGTATTTTAAATCAATCGGAAAACATTTAGAAGCCAAGCGGTTAGAAGAACGCACCAATTTTGATTTAGAAATGATACGTGAGTTAGGTTATTGCTCGGGAATTGAAAACTATTCGCGCTATTTAGATGGTCGCGAGCCTGGAACACGTCCATTTTGTTTAATTGATTATTTTCCCAAAGATTATTTAATGGTGATTGATGAAAGCCACGTTACGGTTTCGCAGGTACATGCCATGTATGGCGGCGACCGATCAAGAAAAGAAAATTTGGTAGAATATGGTTTTCGCTTGCCTGCAGCAATGGACAACAGACCGTTAAAATTTGAAGAGTTTGAGGCATTGCAGAATCAAGTACTATACGTTTCGGCTACCCCAGCAGATTACGAATTACAAAAATCGGAAGGTATTTATGTGGAACAAGTCATTCGCCCTACTGGTTTGTTAGATCCGATTATTGAAGTGCGTCCTAGTCAAAATCAAATCGATGATTTAGTTGAAGAGATTCATCAACGGGTGGATTTAGACGAACGTGTTTTAGTTACTACACTCACCAAGCGAATGGCTGAAGAATTAGCCAAGCATTTCACGAAGATAGGGATTCGTTGCCGTTACATTCATTCCGATGTTGATACTTTGGAACGAATTGAAATTATGCAAGACCTTCGAAAAGGCTTATTTGATGTGCTTATTGGTGTGAATCTTTTGCGCGAAGGACTCGATTTGCCTGAAGTTTCATTAGTGGCTATTCTAGATGCAGATAAGGAAGGATTTCTTCGAAGCAACCGATCACTTACGCAAACTGTGGGGCGTGCCGCACGAAATATTAATGGTAAAGCGATTATGTATGCCGATAAAATCACCGATAGTATGAAGCGAACAATCGATGAAACGACTTACAGAAGAAGTAAGCAAATGGCATTTAACGAAAAACATGGTTTAAAACCAAAAGCGTTGAACAAAAAAATTGAGAAATCACTCGCAGATCAATTCAAAACCTACGAACAGCAAACCGAATTAAAAACAGTAGCAGAGGAAGAAACAGCATACTACTCTACAAAAGATATTGATAAGGCAATTAAGGACAAGCGCAAAGAAATGGAAAAGGCAGCAAAAAATTTAGATTTTATTCAAGCTGCTAAACTAAGAGATGAAATACAAAATTTAACAAATAAAAAATCAAATATGTAA
- the lysA gene encoding diaminopimelate decarboxylase: MDTNLLLNTAQQYGCPVYVYDGNKIESQFQRLQDAFKQVKKLKINYAAKALTNISVLKLLKKKGSGLDTVSIQEVLLGLEAGFSADDIMFTPNGVSLEEIEEAVKLGVHINIDNLSILEQFGAKHPNIPVCIRINPHVMAGGNSNISVGHIDSKFGISVHQTPHILRIIENTKMKVNGIHMHTGSDILDIEVFLYASEILFNTAKQFKNLDFIDFGSGFKVPYKEGDLETDIEELGEKLTLRFNEFCKEYGKDLTLVFEPGKFLVSQAGYFLAKVNVVKQTTSTVFAGVDSGFNHLIRPMLYNAYHHITNISNNNGKERFYSVVGYICETDTFASNRKIAEISEGDILCFHNAGAYCFSMTSNYNSRFKPAEVLVYNDTTHLIRKHETMADLLHNQVAVDFD, translated from the coding sequence ATGGATACAAATTTATTATTAAACACTGCACAGCAATATGGTTGCCCTGTGTATGTGTATGACGGCAACAAAATTGAGTCACAGTTTCAACGTTTACAAGATGCGTTTAAACAGGTTAAAAAGCTAAAAATAAATTATGCGGCGAAGGCATTAACAAACATTTCCGTTTTAAAGTTGTTGAAGAAGAAGGGCAGTGGGTTAGACACCGTATCTATACAAGAGGTTTTATTAGGCTTAGAAGCAGGTTTTTCTGCAGATGACATCATGTTTACGCCAAATGGTGTTTCTTTGGAAGAAATTGAAGAAGCAGTAAAATTAGGGGTGCATATCAATATAGACAATCTTTCGATTTTAGAACAGTTTGGTGCTAAACATCCAAATATTCCGGTATGTATTCGCATCAATCCGCATGTGATGGCTGGTGGAAACAGTAATATTTCGGTAGGACATATCGATAGTAAATTCGGGATTTCGGTGCATCAAACACCGCACATTTTAAGAATTATCGAAAATACCAAAATGAAAGTCAATGGAATTCACATGCACACAGGCTCTGATATTTTAGATATCGAAGTGTTTCTATACGCATCTGAAATTTTATTTAATACCGCTAAACAATTCAAAAACCTTGATTTTATTGATTTTGGAAGCGGATTTAAAGTACCTTATAAAGAAGGAGATTTGGAAACAGACATTGAAGAATTAGGGGAAAAATTAACACTTCGCTTCAATGAATTCTGTAAAGAATATGGCAAAGATTTAACCTTGGTCTTTGAGCCGGGTAAATTTTTGGTTTCACAGGCGGGGTATTTTCTTGCAAAAGTAAATGTGGTGAAACAAACAACATCTACCGTATTTGCTGGTGTAGATTCTGGTTTTAATCATTTAATCCGCCCCATGTTATATAACGCATACCATCATATCACCAATATTTCTAACAATAATGGTAAAGAGCGTTTTTATTCGGTAGTGGGATACATTTGTGAAACCGATACTTTTGCAAGCAACCGTAAAATTGCTGAAATAAGTGAAGGAGATATTTTGTGTTTTCACAATGCAGGTGCTTATTGTTTCTCAATGACATCGAATTATAACTCTCGTTTTAAACCTGCCGAAGTTTTAGTTTATAACGATACAACGCATTTAATTAGAAAGCACGAAACCATGGCCGATTTATTGCACAATCAGGTTGCAGTAGATTTCGATTAA
- a CDS encoding histidine kinase: protein MKNFERHLKQFSIILLICYVIVLAINFEYVQKYNGLGFLKQFVVVFTNTFAIYLANTLVLSDYYLKREKNIPNVLVGGILVNILTAMVVLLLEFLGNILIVGSSINEAFHFVLQNSTFTLWFSMTISTTVYVVLLIRRKDKIEVTQQKDIAVKATASFETLKNQLDPHFLFNSLNVLSSLIEENPLKAQEFTVALSKIYRYVLDQKDKNLISVEEELNFAKLYISLLKMRFENGISVNFLIDESVFDYKIVPLSLQLLLENAIKHNSISDKKPLLIEIYQEENYLVIQNSLQKKQTFEKSSGIGLSNIIYRYELVSNINVEIMQTNDLYKVKLPLITSDSLFNFQQDNITETLFENAYSRMQKLKEFYQSLFLTIVTIPTFFALNKWAYPANDWWVVIAFFMLIALMINGVKALNIFNKWEQKMIQKQLKNK from the coding sequence ATGAAAAATTTTGAACGTCACTTAAAACAATTTTCGATAATATTACTAATATGTTATGTTATTGTATTGGCAATTAATTTTGAATATGTTCAAAAATACAATGGATTGGGCTTTTTAAAACAATTTGTTGTTGTCTTTACAAATACATTTGCAATTTACTTAGCTAATACGTTAGTGCTTTCAGATTATTATTTGAAACGAGAAAAAAATATTCCAAATGTATTGGTAGGAGGAATTTTAGTGAATATTCTCACTGCAATGGTTGTTTTATTGTTAGAATTTCTAGGAAACATTCTGATTGTTGGCAGTTCTATTAATGAAGCTTTTCACTTTGTATTGCAGAACTCTACTTTTACATTGTGGTTTTCAATGACGATTTCAACAACGGTATATGTAGTTTTGTTAATTCGCAGGAAAGATAAAATTGAAGTTACCCAGCAAAAGGATATCGCTGTAAAAGCAACGGCTTCGTTTGAAACACTTAAAAATCAGTTGGATCCGCATTTTTTGTTTAATTCGTTGAATGTTCTAAGCTCTTTAATCGAGGAAAATCCTTTAAAAGCACAGGAGTTTACTGTGGCTTTATCAAAAATTTATCGTTATGTATTGGATCAAAAAGATAAAAACTTAATATCGGTTGAAGAAGAATTGAATTTTGCAAAACTTTATATTTCTTTATTAAAAATGCGATTTGAAAATGGAATTTCTGTCAATTTTTTGATTGACGAATCTGTTTTTGATTACAAAATTGTACCATTAAGCTTGCAACTTTTGCTAGAAAATGCCATAAAACATAATAGTATTTCAGATAAAAAACCGCTCTTAATCGAAATTTATCAAGAAGAAAACTATCTGGTTATCCAAAATTCTTTACAAAAAAAACAAACTTTTGAAAAATCGAGCGGTATTGGCTTGTCAAATATTATCTATCGTTATGAATTAGTGTCAAACATAAATGTAGAAATAATGCAAACAAATGATCTTTATAAAGTAAAATTACCTTTAATAACAAGTGATTCTTTATTTAATTTTCAACAAGATAACATCACCGAAACACTTTTTGAGAACGCTTACAGCAGAATGCAAAAACTCAAAGAGTTTTATCAATCACTATTCCTCACAATTGTTACAATTCCAACATTCTTCGCACTGAATAAATGGGCATATCCTGCCAACGATTGGTGGGTTGTGATTGCCTTTTTCATGCTCATTGCATTGATGATAAACGGTGTGAAAGCATTAAACATTTTCAACAAGTGGGAACAAAAAATGATACAAAAACAACTAAAAAATAAATAA
- a CDS encoding alkaline phosphatase, whose protein sequence is MKRRSFFKLGSLVVGSTLINPIDTFAENSNTLLNSTNKKAKNIIFMVSDGMSSGTLNLANLYSNRILGRSTNWLQLYTENKVSRGIMDMASASSIVTDSAAASSSWGGGVRVKNGALNMNASGEENRPIWQKFKAKGKKAGCVTTVPITHATPAGFTVAMKSRNDQAAIAEEYLRLGYDVLMGGGQKYFDAAHRTDKKDMYAAFEQHNYVVAKSKNDLKQAHLSKKLLGIFDLDALPYEIDRKQSAELTNTIPTLAEMTEVAINQMKDHKEGFVLQVESGKVDWAAHANDVSALIHEQLQFDEAIAVAIKFAEQDQNTLVVITTDHGNANPGMIYGKYANDHFDSLANYKFTNEYLLNNIKNNQSESQIKEFVKSCINVELTDEETKNIASYYNGLKKGDDGLYNYKHLPFKALAEIQKKYNSVGWISMDHSADYVEVAMFGPGNHLHKPFMKNTDMHYLLLDAAEVENKF, encoded by the coding sequence ATGAAAAGAAGAAGTTTTTTTAAGTTAGGAAGTTTGGTAGTAGGATCAACTTTAATAAATCCAATTGATACTTTTGCAGAAAATAGCAATACATTATTAAATTCAACCAACAAAAAAGCAAAAAACATCATTTTTATGGTTAGCGATGGAATGAGTTCGGGAACGCTTAATCTTGCTAACTTATATTCCAACCGTATTCTAGGCAGATCTACAAATTGGTTACAATTATATACAGAAAACAAGGTTTCTCGCGGAATAATGGATATGGCCTCAGCATCGTCAATTGTTACCGATTCTGCAGCAGCAAGTTCTTCGTGGGGCGGTGGTGTTCGTGTAAAAAACGGTGCATTGAACATGAATGCTTCTGGTGAAGAAAATAGACCCATTTGGCAAAAGTTCAAAGCAAAAGGCAAAAAAGCAGGTTGTGTTACAACAGTTCCTATCACCCATGCAACACCAGCAGGCTTTACAGTTGCAATGAAAAGTAGAAACGATCAAGCTGCAATTGCAGAAGAATATTTGCGATTGGGATATGATGTGTTAATGGGGGGCGGACAAAAATATTTCGATGCGGCACATCGCACAGATAAAAAAGATATGTATGCCGCTTTTGAACAGCACAATTATGTGGTGGCAAAATCAAAAAACGATTTAAAACAGGCGCATCTTTCTAAAAAATTGTTGGGCATTTTTGATTTGGATGCACTTCCTTATGAAATAGATCGCAAACAATCTGCTGAATTAACAAATACAATTCCTACATTGGCTGAAATGACCGAAGTGGCAATCAATCAAATGAAAGATCATAAAGAAGGATTTGTATTGCAAGTTGAATCTGGAAAAGTAGATTGGGCAGCACATGCTAACGATGTTTCAGCATTGATTCACGAGCAATTACAATTTGATGAAGCAATTGCAGTTGCAATAAAATTTGCCGAACAAGATCAAAATACATTGGTTGTAATTACTACTGATCACGGAAATGCCAATCCGGGAATGATTTATGGTAAATATGCCAACGATCATTTTGATAGCTTAGCAAATTACAAGTTTACAAACGAATATCTTTTAAACAATATTAAAAACAATCAGTCTGAAAGTCAAATCAAAGAATTTGTTAAAAGTTGCATAAATGTAGAGTTGACCGACGAAGAAACGAAAAACATAGCATCTTACTACAATGGTTTAAAAAAAGGCGACGACGGTTTGTACAATTACAAACATTTGCCTTTTAAGGCTTTAGCCGAAATTCAAAAAAAATACAATTCCGTGGGATGGATTTCAATGGATCATTCCGCAGACTATGTAGAAGTAGCCATGTTTGGTCCGGGAAATCATTTACACAAACCCTTTATGAAAAATACCGATATGCACTATTTATTGTTAGATGCTGCCGAAGTAGAAAACAAATTTTAG
- a CDS encoding DUF1456 family protein, producing MTNNDILKKLRVALQLRDDQIVEILELVDFRVSKGEIGNFFRTEDHPKYVECKDQILRNFLNGLVIYLRGTKENPKNPKEVLAGISASKIALTDTQKVDGKPKATSNTKNASTAKPAFKSKKNVAPKKTMPSTKKDVLGNVKFNNGKPKKKNDQ from the coding sequence ATGACAAATAATGATATTTTAAAAAAATTGCGTGTAGCCTTGCAACTTCGAGATGACCAAATTGTTGAAATTTTAGAGTTGGTTGATTTTCGTGTTTCAAAAGGTGAAATTGGCAATTTTTTTAGAACTGAAGATCATCCCAAATATGTGGAATGTAAAGATCAAATTTTGCGAAATTTTTTGAATGGTTTGGTAATTTATTTGCGAGGAACTAAAGAAAATCCTAAAAATCCGAAAGAAGTTTTGGCAGGAATTTCCGCTTCAAAAATAGCATTAACAGATACGCAAAAGGTTGATGGTAAACCAAAAGCTACTTCTAATACAAAAAATGCTTCTACTGCAAAGCCTGCTTTTAAAAGTAAAAAAAATGTAGCACCCAAAAAAACAATGCCTTCTACAAAAAAAGATGTTTTAGGAAATGTGAAGTTTAATAATGGAAAACCTAAGAAGAAAAACGATCAATAG
- a CDS encoding anthranilate synthase component II: MKIAVINNYDSFVHNIIHYLESFNGVEVSVFLNDDFYLEQLQDFDKIVLSPGPGIPKEAGLLLDVIDFYKDKKSILGVCLGHQAIAEYFGCELLNLNQPLHGIATKLQIIEDDFLWNDLTNDIFIGHYHSWVVNPATVTNHLLVTAINESGHIMALKHKEYDICGVQFHPESVLTPQGKLMIKNWVFN; encoded by the coding sequence ATGAAAATTGCAGTAATCAACAATTACGACTCGTTTGTACACAATATTATTCACTACTTGGAAAGTTTTAATGGAGTAGAGGTATCTGTTTTTTTAAACGATGATTTCTACTTAGAACAATTGCAAGATTTTGATAAAATTGTGTTGTCGCCTGGTCCGGGAATCCCTAAAGAAGCTGGTCTTTTGTTAGATGTAATTGATTTTTATAAAGACAAAAAAAGTATTTTGGGTGTTTGTTTAGGGCATCAGGCAATTGCCGAATATTTTGGTTGCGAACTTTTAAATCTTAACCAACCGCTGCACGGAATAGCAACCAAACTTCAAATCATTGAAGACGATTTTTTATGGAATGATTTGACAAACGATATTTTTATAGGACATTATCATTCGTGGGTAGTAAACCCGGCAACTGTTACAAATCACCTTTTAGTTACTGCAATTAATGAATCAGGACATATAATGGCGCTAAAACACAAAGAATATGATATTTGTGGTGTTCAATTTCATCCGGAATCGGTTTTAACTCCACAAGGAAAGCTGATGATTAAAAATTGGGTTTTTAATTAA
- a CDS encoding OmpA family protein — translation MNAQEGLPYNKWSFDVNGGITKPSQPMTPGYYSETFPQFFHADAGVRYMFNNKFGIKADYGYDYMKNGDESQYFRTKYNRVNLQGVANLGRIMNFEEWTRTLGLQGHTGVGYSWMQAGKDDVVSFTGKDEMVNFIIGLTGQIRLGNRVALNADFSMINNISQNYTFDGYSVADQEMDRSFNGTLYNATLGLSFYLGKNEQHADWYANDGLTNRVEALENRVTDIENKMIDSDNDGVADYLDLEPNTPAGNMVDTKGRSIDLNKNGIPDSYEDYFDSRYAKKGDTFSSADSNTAKDLINQGYVAVYFDFDKSTPKNAEATNFLVTYLRSNPSATVDVNGFADSVGNASYNQRLSEKRAKNVAKILEQAGISSSRIKTTANGEDSSFDGANKTTSKFARRVTFKVN, via the coding sequence ATGAATGCTCAAGAAGGGTTACCTTACAACAAATGGTCTTTTGATGTTAATGGAGGTATTACAAAACCATCTCAACCAATGACACCTGGTTACTACAGTGAAACCTTCCCACAATTTTTTCACGCTGATGCTGGTGTTCGATACATGTTTAATAACAAATTCGGTATTAAAGCTGATTACGGTTATGACTACATGAAAAACGGAGATGAGTCACAATACTTCAGAACGAAATACAACCGTGTAAATTTACAAGGTGTTGCAAACTTAGGACGTATTATGAACTTCGAAGAGTGGACTAGAACTTTAGGTTTACAAGGTCACACTGGTGTTGGTTACTCTTGGATGCAAGCTGGTAAAGACGATGTGGTTAGCTTTACTGGTAAAGATGAAATGGTTAACTTTATTATAGGTTTAACTGGTCAAATTAGATTGGGTAACCGTGTTGCATTAAATGCTGATTTCAGTATGATCAACAACATCAGTCAAAACTATACTTTTGACGGTTATTCTGTGGCAGATCAAGAAATGGATCGTTCTTTCAATGGTACATTGTATAATGCTACTTTAGGTTTATCTTTCTATTTAGGGAAAAACGAACAACATGCTGACTGGTACGCAAACGATGGTTTAACTAACAGAGTTGAAGCATTAGAAAACCGTGTTACAGATATCGAAAACAAAATGATCGACTCTGATAACGATGGTGTTGCTGACTATTTAGATTTAGAACCAAACACTCCAGCTGGAAACATGGTGGATACTAAAGGTCGTTCAATTGACTTAAACAAAAACGGTATTCCAGATTCTTACGAAGATTATTTCGATTCAAGATATGCTAAGAAAGGTGATACATTCTCTTCTGCTGATTCAAACACAGCTAAAGATTTGATCAACCAAGGTTATGTGGCTGTTTATTTTGATTTTGATAAATCAACTCCTAAAAACGCAGAAGCTACTAATTTCTTAGTTACATATTTACGTTCTAATCCAAGTGCTACTGTTGATGTAAACGGTTTTGCTGACTCAGTTGGTAATGCATCTTACAACCAACGTTTATCTGAAAAACGTGCTAAAAACGTAGCTAAAATTTTAGAACAAGCTGGAATTTCTAGCTCTAGAATTAAAACTACTGCTAACGGTGAAGATTCTTCATTCGACGGTGCAAACAAAACTACTTCTAAATTCGCTAGAAGAGTAACTTTCAAAGTAAACTAA